One genomic segment of Paenibacillus sp. FSL H8-0332 includes these proteins:
- the fmt gene encoding methionyl-tRNA formyltransferase, with protein MRIVFMGTPAFAVPSLRMLLEEGYDVVAVVTQPDRPQGRKKTLAPTPVKVAALELGLPVLQPERLRRPESVAELAAYEPDLIVTAAYGQILPGSVLELPKNGCVNVHGSLLPKYRGGAPIQHCIMNGEKVTGVTLMYMAEGLDTGDMISRVEVAIEDEDTSGTVFEKLSVAGADLLKAEMPRLAAGRVEAVVQDDSEATYAPNLSREDERIDWSRGSLELYNQIRGLVPFSGAFTLWNGETFKAWAAVKPQAEEQPGGSAAPGTVLSVSERGVEVKTGDGTLRLTTVQPAGKKAMSAADFSRGATLAPGTVLG; from the coding sequence ATGAGAATAGTGTTCATGGGAACGCCGGCTTTTGCAGTCCCATCCCTGCGGATGCTGCTGGAAGAGGGCTATGACGTAGTGGCTGTGGTCACTCAGCCGGACCGGCCGCAAGGCCGCAAGAAGACGCTGGCGCCGACCCCGGTGAAGGTGGCTGCGCTGGAGCTGGGACTGCCGGTTCTTCAGCCTGAACGGCTGCGCCGCCCGGAGTCGGTGGCTGAGCTGGCTGCCTATGAGCCGGATCTGATTGTCACCGCCGCATACGGACAGATTCTTCCGGGGAGTGTCCTGGAGCTGCCAAAGAACGGATGTGTGAACGTCCATGGCTCGCTGCTGCCCAAATACCGTGGCGGCGCCCCGATACAGCACTGTATCATGAATGGCGAGAAGGTGACCGGTGTAACGCTGATGTACATGGCGGAAGGGTTGGACACCGGAGATATGATCTCACGGGTTGAAGTGGCGATCGAGGATGAAGATACCTCAGGTACTGTGTTTGAGAAGCTAAGCGTTGCGGGCGCGGACCTGCTCAAGGCAGAGATGCCTCGCCTGGCAGCCGGCCGCGTAGAAGCTGTCGTGCAGGATGACAGTGAAGCGACCTATGCGCCGAATCTAAGCCGTGAAGATGAGCGGATCGACTGGAGCAGAGGCTCGCTTGAGCTATACAACCAGATTCGCGGTCTGGTGCCGTTCTCGGGTGCGTTCACCCTGTGGAACGGCGAGACCTTCAAGGCGTGGGCTGCGGTGAAGCCGCAGGCGGAGGAACAGCCGGGCGGCAGCGCGGCTCCGGGCACAGTGCTGTCCGTGAGTGAACGCGGCGTTGAGGTGAAGACTGGCGACGGGACACTCCGGCTTACGACCGTTCAGCCTGCCGGCAAAAAAGCCATGAGCGCAGCCGACTTCAGCCGAGGGGCGACCCTTGCGCCCGGAACGGTGCTCGGTTGA